In Uranotaenia lowii strain MFRU-FL chromosome 2, ASM2978415v1, whole genome shotgun sequence, one genomic interval encodes:
- the LOC129743435 gene encoding putative cyclin-dependent serine/threonine-protein kinase DDB_G0272797/DDB_G0274007 — protein sequence MSDSELLAELLSQKITEVRRITKKTPAGIVGTPTLVLTIKSTVIPEFVNFGLLRVRTRMYIPQPLLCRQCFSYGHTKKRCTNERSCSICSSAKHDSSECPGQKFCRTCQSHEHAPSERTCPKWVEESAALRISAEKNISLATARQQIKSNNNNKNSYANIARSGKDGTPHHSEKNLQQQKQQQQQKQQQQQQQQQQQQQQQQQQQQQQQQQQQQQQQQQQQQQQQQQQQQQQQQQQQQQQQQQQQQQQQQQQQQQQQQQQKQQQLQQQERKKQQQQQESTTKLQQAKRDHNTSASGQPAIGPTTPSPPRKKTPSPASPPDSSDKGVGQENNDSSSAAERQTNVKNPTFSPKLPPTSSNPFQPPSIKFNSKKNLGTKYFDKVNWPS from the coding sequence ATGTCAGATTCGGAATTGCTAGCTGAGCTATTGTCGCAAAAAATAACCGAGGTCAGACGGATTACGAAAAAAACTCCAGCTGGTATAGTCGGCACACCAACTCTAGTGCTCACTATCAAGAGCACGGTCATCCCTGAATTTGTAAATTTCGGTCTCCTCCGAGTCCGAACGCGTATGTATATACCCCAGCCATTACTCTGTCGCCAATGCTTCTCTTATGGACACACGAAGAAACGATGTACGAACGAACGCTCGTGCAGTATCTGTTCCAGTGCGAAACACGACAGCAGCGAGTGTCCAGGCCAAAAATTTTGTCGAACATGCCAATCACATGAACACGCACCATCCGAACGCACTTGTCCGAAATGGGTTGAAGAATCCGCCGCTCTTCGAATCAGCGCAGAGAAAAATATATCGCTTGCCACAGCTCGTCAGCAGATTAAAagtaacaacaataacaaaaacagCTACGCAAACATCGCCCGATCAGGAAAAGATGGAACTCCACATCACTCGGAAAAAAATCTacagcagcaaaaacaacaacaacagcaaaaacaacaacaacaacaacaacaacaacaacaacaacaacaacaacaacaacaacaacaacaacaacaacaacaacaacaacaacaacaacaacaacaacaacaacaacaacaacaacaacaacaacaacaacaacaacaacaacaacaacaacaacaacaacaacaacaacaacaacaacaacaacaacagcagcagcagcagcagcagcagcagcagcagcaaaaacaacaacaactacaacagcaagagagaaaaaaacaacaacaacaacaagaaaGTACAACAAAACTGCAGCAGGCAAAACGTGACCACAACACTTCAGCATCGGGACAACCAGCTATTGGACCGACCACCCCTTCACCCCCTCGAAAGAAGACCCCCTCTCCAGCTTCTCCCCCCGACTCCTCGGACAAAGGAGTTGGACAAGAGAACAATGATTCATCCTCTGCCGCAGAACGGCAAACTAATGTTAAGAATCCCACCTTCTCGCCTAAACTCCCTCCAACTTCCTCTAACCCTTTCCAACCCCCTagtattaaatttaattcaaagaaGAACCTCGGCACAAAATACTTTGATAAAGTGAATTGGCCTAGCTAA
- the LOC129743434 gene encoding histidine-rich glycoprotein-like, with protein sequence MEWQIVLALGLVLSSIDCSDQAHARSYVYRSYDATPGHVVYVSPLSSEPRVVHRSGDGSYKVRSNDEFHDPGSESDSRTEGSEEDERKVLHTKHSSESGESHEQEHYSKKGERGSSGHKSNHGVKKGNKGSYDKEDHSHSYANEGDRKKSYHDEDSHHNHHHAQAHQSKGGKHGEKKYHKKGSKTTGYHNVFHKDEFKKEHIFYDTADHSGHFKKYGSAHKHHANEAEDYVKGGHKEEAHSEKKDSRRGHSEEGKYDSHHHDFKKQRSDTKDYRDREEFGKKDGHNGARTHGYTIYHT encoded by the coding sequence ATGGAGTGGCAAATTGTACTGGCCCTCGGGTTGGTTTTGAGTTCGATTGATTGTAGTGATCAGGCCCATGCTAGGTCATATGTGTATCGAAGCTATGACGCAACCCCAGGACACGTGGTCTATGTGAGTCCTTTGTCGAGTGAGCCACGTGTCGTTCATCGATCAGGAGATGGATCGTACAAAGTGAGGTCAAACGACGAGTTCCATGACCCTGGTAGTGAATCTGATAGTCGCACTGAAGGTAGTGAAGAAGATGAACGCAAAGTATTACACACTAAACATTCCTCAGAATCAGGTGAATCTCATGAACAGGAACATTATTCTAAAAAGGGTGAAAGGGGTTCCAGTGGCCATAAGTCAAATCACGGTGTTAAAAAGGGCAACAAGGGAAGTTACGACAAAGAAGATCATTCTCACTCGTACGCCAACGAAGGTGATCGTAAAAAGTCTTATCATGATGAGGATTCCCACCATAATCATCATCACGCACAGGCACACCAATCGAAAGGAGGCAAACACGGTGAAAAGAAATATCACAAGAAAGGCTCCAAAACGACCGGATATCACAACGTTTTCCACAAGGACGAGTTCAAGAAGGAGCACATCTTCTACGACACTGCCGATCACAGCGGCCACTTCAAGAAGTACGGATCCGCGCACAAGCATCACGCTAACGAGGCGGAGGATTACGTCAAGGGAGGCCACAAGGAGGAAGCCCACTCGGAGAAGAAAGACTCTCGCCGGGGTCACTCGGAGGAGGGCAAATACGACAGTCATCATCACGATTTCAAGAAGCAGCGATCCGACACCAAGGACTATCGGGATCGGGAGGAGTTCGGGAAGAAAGATGGCCATAATGGAGCTCGGACCCATGGATATACGATTTACCATACGTAG